The Carettochelys insculpta isolate YL-2023 chromosome 9, ASM3395843v1, whole genome shotgun sequence genome includes the window ttggtctttcccatgctccCCCTGTGGCATGCAACATTGTAGTCTCCTGAGGGAGTAGGTGGGTGGATGATATTTTGGTCTCATTGCAGTTACTGGCTTTGGGGTTAAGGTGATGGATGATGTTGGTGGCCTATGATACACAGGAGGTCAGTCTACCATGAACCAGTGGCACCTTCTGGCCTTCAACTTGACTTTTCGGGGTGTGCTTTTTGTGAGACCCTAGAGTTCATGTTTTGAAGCTTTGTTCAGCCTTCTTGAGAGATAGAAACACTTTAAAATATTGTTGAGGTgctcacatgactccaggagttgGACCTCTAAGAAAAAACAAGTTTGCAACCTTCTAGGGTGGACTTTACACCTCTTGATTGCTTGGGCTCTTGAAAATAAACCCTCAGCACATCAGGTGATCACATGGGCACCAAAACTCCGGTGGCAGAGGAAGCTTGCCAATGATCTGTACATACAGTAAATACACATTTAAACCACCCCACATTCAATCTGTGGCTTTCCTTAGTTTCATAGATAAGGGAAGGTGGCGTGGATGGGGTGATCCCTGGGGTGCCAGTGTAGCTTCCCTGCCCAGTTGTTCCTTCTGTGTTGAATAGCTTTCAAAGGCAAAACACTGTGTACTAACCCAGTGGGCTAGCCATCCCCAGATTTCAAGGCCAGTTATGCTTTTGGCAGTCTAAATGGATAGCATTCCTCCATTCCTCCTCCACTCTTGGTGCAAGCGCTCACTTTAGTGGCATTGCTAAAAGGTGAGAGATTTTGTTCGCATCTGAGATTAGGCAAAAAGCCTTGATCCCTTTTCCTGTGATACTCAGTCCTAAGGAAACCTCTTCTGCCTTTCAGCCCAGGAGGGATGATCAAGTCTTTCAAACAGACGTTTTTGTCATTGGAGCTCCAGTCACCCAAATGGAgtgcaggagagactgaggtaaaAGCCATTTAGGGGGTTGAAGGAGAGGGTGGTGTCTCTGAATGAGAAGCTGAATGGTAATGCATCTAATGGGTAGGTCCGTGCAGAAATAAGGATCATGACTGCTGTCAATGAAGAAGCCATGCAAGAAAGAAACTTCCCTTGAACAGCTGCAGCTGTAGCACAGTGGCTAAGTTTCTctttggccttgtctacagtAGAAAGAGTTCATGGGTGCAGCTACCCTGATGGAACCCTCCAATGTAAATGCATCTCACACAGGCAAGAGAGTGCTTTTGCCAGTACAGCTTTTGTTCCTGTCAACTGGATGGGGTGAGGGCTGGTGGATTGAACTGGGACAAATGCCACAGGGGGCAGCGTATGGCAACTGGGTGATGCCTTATTAGGCGCATGTGACTTACTGAGAAAAGGGATTGGGAGTATGTGGCACCTTAGGTGGGGCTGCAAGGGGCATGCTTCCATGGTGTGGAAACAGGCTGGCTGGGATGTTTGTGACCTGGAAATAAAAACCATGTTTTTGTATATCATCTGTTTCAGGTGCAGGATTATGACCTGCGTCACTATGAGACAGCCAAATGGGCTAGCACAGTGATTAAGGGAGAGACACAGAAGGAGGTGCTGCGCCAAGGCTTCTGGAAACTCTTCCATTACATTCAGGGAAAGAATGAAAGAGGTAGGAAGTCACCCAGGTTTGGAATGGTCATAGGGAAACACATGGAGCCAGCTGAGTGTGGACAGGACACAAAGGAGACCATTCCCAGAACAGCAGTAGTTTGGGGAGTTCTGGGAAAGGGGAAGCACACTAGAAATGCCAGAGGTGTTTGCCTGGTCCAGGTGAGCTAATGAATCGGTATTTTTGTTATCTACAAAGGGGTCTCCTTTGGGGCTGTTGTCCCTCATGCAGGGTGAGATGGAGTAGAGGAGTCTGTCCCTCATTGCGGGGTGTGGAGGACCAGGGGTTTCACAAGGAAATGGAGGTGCTGACTAGGGAAGCAAGCATTCACAAACAGCAAAGAGAATCACTGACCAGTGAAAGCATCATGATGGCCATTCACATACCAAGATGATGTGTGGCCACCTGGATCTCTGTGATAAACCTAGCAAAAAGGTTTGTGTGGGGAGTTGTCCATGGTGCCTTGGGGAAGCGATGCCATAggaacacagctgcccctgccccctcattgGCATTATCCTcacaggacagtcctgtatttggcatcttttctccctttttaaaagggactaattgtcccatatttgggccctctgggggtggggggagcactgGAAGCTGCCACTTCTGTGGGGCTTTgagggacagggagctatggtcaccctacattATTGCCCGAGAGCAGATCCTGCAGTAAGCTTTCATCCTCTACTTCTGCTTGTGGGAGACTGGAGCTTTCTTGTCCTCATTCTTTCAGAGATGAAGATCGGGATGACCGTGCCAGTAACGTGCTTGGTGAAATCCGGCTGCCCAGACTTCAAGGTCTCATTCTTTGTGCCATTTAAGCATCAacactcccccctgcagcccacagacccaGATGTCTTCATTGAGGAGCAGAAAAGAGGGGCCATATTTGTCAGGTAGCACTACCCCTGCTCCCTCTTGGGCAGAGATGGATACAAGCATGAAGTTTGGGTtgactgctggcagcagtgccatccttttgttgttttgtgaagctCCATGGcttcttccaccaacagaagtcatGTATGCACATGGTCACACCATTACATGCAGCAAGATTCCCTAGCAAGTCTCACACAGGGCCTTTTCTGCAAAATGTGCAGCCAGGGCTCTGGTTTGGGAAtgttggggctgcagctgctggttcAGCCCATTTTAAATATGgatccctgcccctacccccccaaaaaaaaaaaatcaagcttagCCCTATTTTCAGACCTGCCTCAGATAGGGGGCTGGAGTTCTGGTATAGGCTCATAAGTCAGGTGAACACTTCAGCATCCAGATCCTTCCCCTTTAAACTGTGGGGTATTTGGATATGGGGGGCTTATGAGCCCAAACCAAACCTTCAAGAACTGCCTTGTTAAAACTTGTCTCAAACTGGTGCCACTCTTCCTGCTCTTCTCCCCCAGGT containing:
- the LOC142018027 gene encoding heme-binding protein 2-like, translating into MIKSFKQTFLSLELQSPKWSAGETEVQDYDLRHYETAKWASTVIKGETQKEVLRQGFWKLFHYIQGKNEREMKIGMTVPVTCLVKSGCPDFKVSFFVPFKHQHSPLQPTDPDVFIEEQKRGAIFVRSFGGFASPEKYAEEAQLLARILKNTGQSFHEDFYYTAGYDSPFKLFNRHNEVWYFKKRVVFG